The following are from one region of the Arachis duranensis cultivar V14167 chromosome 10, aradu.V14167.gnm2.J7QH, whole genome shotgun sequence genome:
- the LOC107468345 gene encoding protein IQ-DOMAIN 9 gives MGSGDWFKTLISRKSKERKPKKGKGTLASAKLSALNSNDCTRRDSSDLANGTKAENIESVETIAATRIQTAFRAYKARKALRRLKGITKLQIVTQSYSVKKQANTAITYLHSWSKIQTEIRARRICMVTEDRIRRKKLENQLKLEAKLHDLEVEWCSGSETMEEVVGRIHQREEAAVKRERAMAYAFSHQWRANCSQSQGLGSCELGKANWGWSWKARWIAARPWESRVTTVSSDAKKAQNKKDKKTSPPKPPVLAKPASTNPKGTPPLANAKGSAKARRLSYPTTEKTVTVVQKSAVSSH, from the exons ATGGGTTCAGGCGATTGGTTTAAGACATTAATTTcaagaaaatcaaaagaaagaaaacccAAGAAAGGAAAG GGTACTTTAGCTTCAGCAAAATTAAGTGCACTGAACTCAAATGATTGTACAAGAAGAGACTCTAGTGACTTAGCAAATGGTACTAAAGCTGAAAATATTGAGTCAGTTGAAACTATTGCTGCAACAAGAATCCAGACAGCATTCCGGGCTTATAAG GCTAGAAAGGCTCTACGCCGCTTGAAAGGGATCACAAAACTGCAGATTGTAACACAAAGTTACTCGGTTAAAAAGCAAGCCAATACTGCTATAACTTACCTTCATTCATGGAGCAAGATACAGACTGAGATTAGAGCTCGAAGAATCTGTATGGTGACTGAAGACAGGATCAGGAGGAAGAAACTAGAAAATCAGCTTAAACTTGAGGCAAAGCTGCATGATCTGGAG GTTGAATGGTGTAGTGGTTCTGAAACCATGGAGGAAGTTGTTGGAAGGATACATCAGAGAGAAGAAGCAGCTGTTAAGCGTGAAAGAGCTATGGCATATGCCTTTTCTCATCAG TGGAGGGCCAACTGTAGTCAGAGCCAAGGGCTAGGAAGCTGTGAACTTGGTAAAGCTAATTGGGGTTGGAGCTGGAAGGCACGCTGGATCGCTGCTCGGCCGTGGGAAAGCCGTGTTACCACTGTGTCCAGTGATGCAAAGAAAGCTCAGAATAAGAAGGATAAGAAGACATCACCACCAAAACCACCTGTTTTGGCAAAACCAGCTTCCACCAATCCAAAAGGGACCCCTCCTTTGGCAAATGCTAAAGGGTCTGCAAAAGCTAGGAGATTGTCATACCCAACAACAGAAAAAACTGTAACTGTGGTGCAGAAAAGTGCAGTGAGTTCTCACTAG